A stretch of Episyrphus balteatus chromosome 2, idEpiBalt1.1, whole genome shotgun sequence DNA encodes these proteins:
- the LOC129909306 gene encoding epimerase family protein SDR39U1 → MLAKHALIGGGTGFIGNYLNKHLISNGYKVTVVSRMPGLKRITWHELEKNGVPKDITAVVNLSGQNVLDPTRRWTPGFKQNVWNSRINTSAALVKAIQSSPDVKSFVNISGVSHYKTDGRVYSENDPVEAFDFMSRLCLEWEKAATIPEGVNCRSVKIRTGVVIGRGGGMIQSLMLPFQLGLGGPLGSGKQPLPWIHIDDLCRLIQYSIENEKVTGVVNGVAPELCTNGEFSKTFASALYRPAFFPVPEFVVNMIFGKDRCALLLSGAKVEPKRTLELGFEYKYPTTKLACQEVVEKK, encoded by the exons atgctTGCAAAGCATGCACTTATCG GTGGTGGAACTGGCTTCATTGGCAATTACTTGAACAAACATCTCATCTCGAATGGCTACAAAGTCACTGTGGTCTCTCGAATGCCGGGTTTGAAACGTATCACTTGGCATGAACTCGAAAAGAATGGTGTTCCAAAAGATATTACAGCCGTTGTAAATTTGTCGGGACAAAATGTCTTGGATCCAACTCGTCGATGGACTCCGGG TTTCAAGCAAAATGTTTGGAACTCGAGGATAAATACAAGTGCAGCTTTGGTCAAGGCTATACAAAGCTCTCCGGATGTTAAATCCTTCGTCAATATTTCCGGGGTGAGTCATTATAAGACTGATGGGCGAGTATACTCGGAAAATGATCCAGTCGAGGCGTTTGATTTTATGTCTCGCCTCTGCTTGGAATGGGAAAAAGCTGCAACTATTCCTGAGGGTGTAAACTGTCGATCT GTTAAAATTCGAACTGGAGTCGTGATAGGCCGTGGAGGCGGGATGATTCAATCTTTAATGCTTCCATTTCAACTTGGTTTGGGTGGACCCTTGGGTAGTGGAAAGCAACCTCTTCCTTGGATTCATATTGATGATCTCTGTCGTCTGATACAATACTCaatagaaaatgaaaaagttaCTGGGGTTGTGAATGGAGTTGCACCTGAATTGTGCACCAACGGGGAATTCAGTAAG ACCTTCGCAAGCGCACTTTATAGACCAGCATTCTTTCCAGTTCCTGAATTTGTAGTCAATATGATATTTGGTAAAGATAGGTGCGCCTTATTGTTGAGTGGAGCAAAAGTTGAACCCAAGAGAACATTGGAATTGGGTTTTGAGTATAAATATCCAACAACAAAACTAGCCTGCCAAGAGGTTGTTGAGAAAAAGTGA
- the LOC129909311 gene encoding uncharacterized protein LOC129909311: MHWIFFHQPVITQDVDEEISSNDSEVFKNLSRTKNRLLKSISPYKLNDEDFVELAPLLPFLVILTILFLLLLAVSFQRWPGLVAGIIAGCLTSTTIYLIMSTLSGDIPLYE, encoded by the exons ATGCATTGGATATTCTTCCATCAGCCCGTAATCACTCAGGATGTAGACGAG GAAATTTCATCAAATGATTCtgaggtttttaaaaatttatcacGCACCAAAAATC GTTTACTCAAATCTATCTCGCCGTACAAACTCAATGACGAGGACTTTGTCGAATTGGCTCCGCTCTTGCCGTTCTTAGTGATCTTGACCATACTCTTTCTTCTTCTCTTGGCTGTCAGTTTTCAACGTTGGCCTGGTCTTGTGGCGGGTATTATAGCCGGTTGTTTAACATCGACAACAATTTACTTAATAATGAGTACACTTTCTGGTGATATTCCACTGTACGAGTAG
- the LOC129909302 gene encoding tumor protein p63-regulated gene 1-like protein isoform X2, translated as MNSSNSFLLRDDDTEEQYNFSGATLTISDDEATQNLLRHRTNISDMEKSAILTGSDVTSPIHVTSAYKEIKNTPIDDGSYMCGPGIRDAQKTDDIPVTDEFFCFRPGQFEKAVADCVNILLRPANDANVVGSWLLTDISHWDHERERIFILTSKTLLDVKYDFIALKILQSNKIRLNQIDTIIEGKLTYPQASLVPRIEGIANGLTSIICGKLFCQSRQPERPNAAVPVQQNHPLTVATRYDFSCFKPVEKSDLGMRIMWNRGRPISLLTSWNPFAEDIPWRTVKDHPILRAKSNDTLSLHEREEFDSKKHIYSAESFSQTLRSIFSNANPDGVDFNCDFKEGPILMENYVGVGAVIHNKHNFGFFKVRGKFSF; from the exons atgaattcaTCCAATTCCTTCCTTTTGCGTGACGATGACACTGAAGAGCAGTATAATTTTTCGGGTGCAACCTTAACAATTTCCGATGATGAAGCAACACAAAATCTACTGCGTCACAGAACCAACATATCAGACATGGAAAAGAGTGCAATTCTAACCGGATCAGATGTGACTTCTCCAATTCATGTTACAAGTGCATATAAGGAAATTAAAA ATACACCAATTGATGATGGTTCCTATATGTGTGGTCCAGGTATCAGGGATGCTCAAAAAACTGATGATATCCCTGTGACAGATGAATTCTTTTGCTTTAGACCTGGTCAATTTGAAAAGGCTGTCGCTGATTGTGTAAATATTTTGCTGAGACCTGCTAATGATGCCAATGTTGTTGGAAGCTGGCTTCTAACTGA TATAAGCCATTGGGACCATGAAAGGGAacgtatatttattttaacatcAAAAACACTATTAGAtgttaaatatgattttattgcattaaaaatccttcaatcaaataaaattcgTCTAAATCAAATTGATACAATTATCGAAGGGAAATTAACTTATCCACAAGCATCTTTAGTTCC aagaattgAAGGAATTGCAAATGGATTGACGTCAATTATATGTGGAAAGTTGTTTTGTCAAAGTAGACAACCAGAAAGGCCAAATGCTGCAGTACCTGTCCAGCAAAATCATCCACTTACGGTGGCAACACGATAtgatttttcttgtttcaaacCAGT TGAGAAAAGTGATTTAGGAATGCGTATAATGTGGAACAGAGGTCGACCAATATCACTTCTCACATCTTGGAATCCATTTGCAGAGGACATTCCATGGAGAACAGTTAAAGATCATCCAATTTTACGAGCCAAAA GCAATGATACTTTATCCTTGCACGAAAGGGAAGAGTTCGATAGCAAGAAACATATTTATTCAGCTGAATCATTTTCACAAACTCTTCGTTCAATATTCTCAAATGCCAATCCAGATGGAGTTGATTTTAATTGTGATTTCAAAGAAGGtccaattttaatggaaaattatgTTGGAGTGGGAGCTGTTATACACAAtaaacataattttggattttttaaagttcgaggaaagtttagtttttaa
- the LOC129909294 gene encoding glutamate--cysteine ligase — protein MGLLSEGSPLSWEETKKLASHVRQHGIEQFINLYHRLKDRQGDILKWGDEVEYIIVKFDEQNKVARVSLRSQELLEILNEKELADPNGVKSLWRPEYGAYMIEGTPGKPFGGLLAHFNLVEANMKNRREEVTELLKPDECVMSITNFPRLGCPSFTDPIFKPNPDNVKGAARSLYFPDEAIFPGHPRFKTLTRNIRMRRGEKVDIRLKVFKDESTKIPVPGSPADEPDVVHLDAMGFGMGCCCLQVTFQACNIVEARTLYDQLTPLCPIMLALTAASPIYRGYLTESDCRWNVISASVDCRTDEERGLKPLKDNKFRILKSRYDSIDSFLSPEGERYNDVPLVYDEADYQRLRKGGIDHLLAQHIAHLFIRDTVSLFSEKVDQNDEEDTDHFENIQSTNWQTMRFKPPPPNSPIGWRVEFRPCEAQMTDFENAAFVCFVVLLTRVILSYQLDFLIPISKVDENMQTAQKRDACRKEKFWFRKSIQKTKPCGEQVNGNGCCPDEYDRLSIDEIINGKTDGFPGLIPLIRSYLQSMEVDADTHCTIEQYLRLIQKRASGEFTTTATWMREEVLNHPEYKKDSIVSDRINFDLMMKIKQIQEGKLLVPSLLGQGNNSKTKDTIPQALQKHLAKGSCNK, from the exons ATGGGATTGTTGAGCGAAGGAAGTCCCCTATCGTGGgaggaaacaaaaaaactagCCAGCCATGTGAGGCAACATGGCATTGagcaatttataaatttataccaCAGATTAAAGGATCGCCAAGGAGACATTTTGAAATGGGGAGATGag GTTGAATACATAATTGTAAAATTTGATGAACAAAACAAAGTGGCCAGAGTCTCCCTAAGATCTCAAGAACTCCTCGAGATTCTAAATGAAAAAGAACTTGCCGATCCAAATGGTGTAAAATCACTATGGCGACCTGAATATGGAGCTTATATGATTGAAGGTACTCCTGGCAAACCATTTGGTGGTTTATTGGCTCACTTTAATCTTGTCGAGGCTAATATGAAAAATCGTCGTGAAGAAGTTACTGAATTACTTAAACCCGATGAATGTGTTATGTCGATTACAAATTTTCCTCGCCTTGGTTGTCCATCGTTTACAGATCCTATTTTTAAGCCAAATCCTGATAATGTTAAAGGTGCGGCTAGATCTTTATACTTTCCAGATGAGGCTATATTTCCGGGACATCCTCGGTTTAAGACGCTAACACGAAATATTCGTATGCGTCGTGGAGAGAAGGTAGATATTAGGTTAAAAG tatTCAAGGATGAGAGCACAAAAATTCCAGTTCCTGGTAGTCCAGCTGATGAACCAGATGTAGTACATTTGGATGCAATGGGCTTTGGTAtgggttgttgttgtttgcaAGTTACTTTCCAAGCTTGTAATATTGTAGAAGCAAGAACTTTATACGACCAATTGACACCATTGTGTCCGATAATGCTGGCCCTAACTGCCGCTTCACCAATATATCGAGGCTATCTGACAGAATCTGATTGTCGTTGGAATGTTATAAGTGCGTCGGTTGATTGTCGTACCGACGAAGAACGCGGTTTGAAGCCTTTGAAGGATAATAAATTTAGAATTCTAAAGTCGAGATATGATTCCATTGATTCGTTCCTATCGCCAGAAGGTGAAAG atacaacGATGTGCCTTTAGTTTATGATGAAGCTGACTACCAACGCTTGCGTAAAGGAGGAATTGATCATCTATTAGCACAACACATTGCCCATCTATTCATTCGTGATACAGTATCTTTGTTTAGTGAGAAAGTCGATCAGAATGACGAAGAAGATACAGATCATTTTGAGAATATTCAATCGACCAATTGGCAAACAATGCGTTTCAAGCCACCACCACCTAACTCACCGATTGGTTGGCGTGTTGAATTCCGACCATGTGAGGCTCAAATGACGGATTTTGAAAATGCTGCTTTTGTGTGCTTTGTTGTTCTTCTAACTCGTGTCATTCTATCCTATCAATTGGATTTTCTAATACCAATTAGTAAAGTTGATGAAAATATGCAAACAGCTCAAAAACGTGATGCCTGCCGAAAGGAGAAATTCTGGTTTAGAAAATCAATTCAGAAGACCAAACCATGTGGGGAACAAGTTAATGGAAATGGTTGCTGTCCAGATGAATATGATCGATTGTCGATTGATGAAATTATTAATGGAAAG acAGATGGATTTCCAGGACTCATTCCACTTATTAGAAGTTACTTACAATCAATGGAAGTCGATGCTGATACCCATTGTACAATTGAGCAGTACTTACGTTTAATACAAAAACGAGCATCTGGAGAATTTACAACAACTGCCACATGGATGAGAGAAGAAGTTCTTAATCATCCAGAGTACAA AAAAGATTCTATTGTCAGTGATCGGATCAACTTTGATCTAATGATGAAGATTAAACAAATACAAGAAGGAAAACTTCTAGTGCCATCGCTGCTTGGCCAGGGTAATAATTCCAAAACGAAAGATACCATTCCACAGGCATTGCAAAAGCATTTAGCCAAGGGTAGTTGTAATAAATGA
- the LOC129909302 gene encoding tumor protein p63-regulated gene 1-like protein isoform X1: protein MNSSNSFLLRDDDTEEQYNFSGATLTISDDEATQNLLRHRTNISDMEKSAILTGSDVTSPIHVTSAYKEIKSNTPIDDGSYMCGPGIRDAQKTDDIPVTDEFFCFRPGQFEKAVADCVNILLRPANDANVVGSWLLTDISHWDHERERIFILTSKTLLDVKYDFIALKILQSNKIRLNQIDTIIEGKLTYPQASLVPRIEGIANGLTSIICGKLFCQSRQPERPNAAVPVQQNHPLTVATRYDFSCFKPVEKSDLGMRIMWNRGRPISLLTSWNPFAEDIPWRTVKDHPILRAKSNDTLSLHEREEFDSKKHIYSAESFSQTLRSIFSNANPDGVDFNCDFKEGPILMENYVGVGAVIHNKHNFGFFKVRGKFSF from the exons atgaattcaTCCAATTCCTTCCTTTTGCGTGACGATGACACTGAAGAGCAGTATAATTTTTCGGGTGCAACCTTAACAATTTCCGATGATGAAGCAACACAAAATCTACTGCGTCACAGAACCAACATATCAGACATGGAAAAGAGTGCAATTCTAACCGGATCAGATGTGACTTCTCCAATTCATGTTACAAGTGCATATAAGGAAATTAAAAGTA ATACACCAATTGATGATGGTTCCTATATGTGTGGTCCAGGTATCAGGGATGCTCAAAAAACTGATGATATCCCTGTGACAGATGAATTCTTTTGCTTTAGACCTGGTCAATTTGAAAAGGCTGTCGCTGATTGTGTAAATATTTTGCTGAGACCTGCTAATGATGCCAATGTTGTTGGAAGCTGGCTTCTAACTGA TATAAGCCATTGGGACCATGAAAGGGAacgtatatttattttaacatcAAAAACACTATTAGAtgttaaatatgattttattgcattaaaaatccttcaatcaaataaaattcgTCTAAATCAAATTGATACAATTATCGAAGGGAAATTAACTTATCCACAAGCATCTTTAGTTCC aagaattgAAGGAATTGCAAATGGATTGACGTCAATTATATGTGGAAAGTTGTTTTGTCAAAGTAGACAACCAGAAAGGCCAAATGCTGCAGTACCTGTCCAGCAAAATCATCCACTTACGGTGGCAACACGATAtgatttttcttgtttcaaacCAGT TGAGAAAAGTGATTTAGGAATGCGTATAATGTGGAACAGAGGTCGACCAATATCACTTCTCACATCTTGGAATCCATTTGCAGAGGACATTCCATGGAGAACAGTTAAAGATCATCCAATTTTACGAGCCAAAA GCAATGATACTTTATCCTTGCACGAAAGGGAAGAGTTCGATAGCAAGAAACATATTTATTCAGCTGAATCATTTTCACAAACTCTTCGTTCAATATTCTCAAATGCCAATCCAGATGGAGTTGATTTTAATTGTGATTTCAAAGAAGGtccaattttaatggaaaattatgTTGGAGTGGGAGCTGTTATACACAAtaaacataattttggattttttaaagttcgaggaaagtttagtttttaa
- the LOC129909300 gene encoding FAD-dependent oxidoreductase domain-containing protein 1 encodes MFKFVTFVRSVPRSQFELLKTTTSTNATQKYSFSKTANCLSVNTAIKSSSELPKKCDVLIIGGGGFGSSSAYWLKKKAGNDLNVVVIEKDCTYTKASTPLSVGGLRQQFSFPENIQMSLYGAEFFEIVKDHLGDCELNFKPNGYLILASDSGATNLLSNAKTQKELGAQNVVLTPEKLKEIFPWINTEGVALGCYGLEKEGWFDPWALLMGFKNTAREHGANYVDGEVVEFGFEAKPEGQQMKKAVVKLTNGEKQSIDFEKCVIAAGACSGDVGKLAGLGNGEGLLSFALPVEPRKRFVYVFDCQGENAPGLKTPLTIDPNGTYFRRDGEGGNYLCGRSPECTCEPSVDDLEVDFSFFEEEIWPTLAHRVKAFESIKIRSSWAGFYEYNTFDENGIIGRHPYYQNLYIATGFSGHGIQQTPAVGRAISELILDGRFTTIDLTRLGFDRIVNNKPMPEVHIF; translated from the coding sequence atgttcaaatttgtAACATTCGTTCGGTCGGTGCCTCGAAGTCAGTTTGAGTTATTGAAAACTACTACTTCGACTAATGCAACTCAAAAGTATTCTTTCTCAAAAACTGCAAACTGTTTATCAGTAAACACTGCCATCAAATCCTCATCAGAGCTACCAAAGAAATGTGATGTTTTAATTATAGGCGGTGGAGGATTTGGATCCTCGAGTGCATATTGGCTAAAGAAAAAGGCTGGAAATGACTTAAATGTTGTTGTCATCGAAAAAGATTGTACTTATACAAAAGCATCGACGCCACTATCAGTCGGTGGATTGCGACAACAATTTTCATTTCCCGAAAACATTCAAATGTCTTTGTATGGTGCagagttttttgaaattgtgaaagACCATTTGGGTGATTGTGAATTGAATTTCAAGCCAAATGGATATCTGATATTAGCTTCTGACAGTGGTGCAACTAATTTGCTGAGCAATGCAAAGACTCAAAAGGAATTGGGTGCTCAAAATGTGGTTCTAACTCCGGAAAAGCTGAAGGAGATATTTCCTTGGATTAATACCGAAGGAGTAGCACTTGGATGTTATGGACTTGAGAAGGAAGGCTGGTTTGATCCTTGGGCTCTCCTCATGGGTTTCAAAAATACTGCTCGTGAACATGGAGCCAATTACGTTGACGGTGAGGTTGTAGAATTTGGTTTCGAAGCAAAGCCAGAAGGACAGCAAATGAAAAAAGCTGTTGTAAAACTCACGAATGGTGAAAAGCAATCAATCGATTTTGAAAAGTGTGTAATTGCTGCTGGAGCTTGCTCAGGAGACGTGGGTAAACTGGCTGGCCTAGGAAATGGAGAAGGACTTCTTAGCTTTGCGTTACCCGTTGAACCACGAAAACGTTTTGTTTACGTGTTTGATTGTCAAGGGGAAAATGCACCTGGATTGAAAACACCACTTACCATCGATCCTAATGGAACGTATTTTAGACGTGATGGTGAAGGTGGTAATTATTTATGTGGCAGAAGTCCAGAATGTACATGCGAACCATCGGTCGATGATCTCGAAGTTGATTTTAGCTTTTTCGAAGAAGAAATTTGGCCAACATTAGCACATCGTGTTAAAGCATTCGAATCGATTAAAATTCGTAGTAGTTGGGCTGGATTTTACGAATATAATACATTCGATGAAAATGGTATTATTGGCAGACATCCATACTATCAAAATTTGTACATTGCAACTGGATTTAGTGGTCATGGAATTCAACAAACCCCAGCTGTAGGAAGGGCGATTTCTGAACTTATTTTAGATGGACGTTTTACTACTATTGATCTCACTCGTCTAGGATTCGATAGGATTGTTAATAATAAACCTATGCCAGAAGTTCATATTTTTTAG